A genomic stretch from Geitlerinema sp. PCC 9228 includes:
- a CDS encoding translation initiation factor, translated as MSASKKKKTPSNNRYAHQEFGTSPEALQRAEVNLSPSEQDIRVQVSRKGRKGKSVTVISGFQMSAERLKALAKELKTQCGTGGTVKEKTIEIQGEHPEKLVEILTGWGYKAKQSGGS; from the coding sequence ATGTCTGCATCGAAGAAGAAGAAAACCCCATCAAACAATCGTTACGCTCACCAAGAGTTTGGTACCAGCCCGGAAGCGCTGCAGCGTGCGGAGGTTAATCTATCTCCATCGGAGCAAGATATTCGCGTACAAGTTTCTCGTAAGGGGCGTAAGGGGAAATCGGTGACGGTTATCAGTGGATTTCAAATGTCGGCGGAACGGCTGAAGGCACTGGCGAAGGAACTCAAAACTCAATGCGGAACTGGCGGTACGGTGAAAGAGAAAACCATTGAAATACAAGGGGAACATCCAGAAAAGTTGGTGGAGATTCTGACTGGATGGGGATATAAGGCGAAGCAAAGTGGTGGATCTTAA
- a CDS encoding glycosyltransferase family 1 protein codes for MLGELLVNLSFLIPKPTGLATYAKNIFPHLADLNPTLLVADTIPGYHCYRVPANMNPDAGKWGHLKRLFWTQFRLPQVYQRSRANLLFSPIPEAPLRSSCRHVVTVHDLIPLRFPRRFSPLVPYHRYYIPQVLREAEHIICDSEATGKDIVDFLQIPAKKITPVPLAYDASHFRFLDLPTQNYFFYIGRHDAYKNLSRLVAAFAKIANLGECQLWIAGPNDSRYTLQLRQQAEALGISQQVKFVGYIDYNQLPKVLNQALALVFPSLWEGFGLPILEAMACGTPVVTSNISSMPEVAGDAALLVNPYETEEIAEAMKAIATDSQLRSRLQEAGLQRSRQFSWEKTGQKTANILQQFCG; via the coding sequence CTGTTGGGTGAGTTACTGGTTAATTTATCGTTTTTAATTCCCAAACCTACGGGATTGGCTACCTATGCCAAAAATATCTTTCCACATTTGGCGGATTTAAATCCCACGCTGCTGGTTGCCGATACCATTCCCGGTTACCACTGCTATCGGGTTCCCGCAAATATGAACCCCGATGCTGGCAAATGGGGTCACCTCAAACGGCTGTTTTGGACACAATTTCGTTTGCCTCAAGTGTACCAGCGATCGCGTGCCAATTTGTTATTTTCGCCGATTCCAGAAGCGCCCCTGCGGTCAAGCTGTCGCCACGTGGTGACGGTTCACGATTTGATTCCCCTGCGATTTCCCCGGCGTTTCTCTCCCCTGGTTCCCTATCACCGCTACTATATTCCCCAGGTTTTGCGAGAGGCGGAACATATTATTTGCGATTCGGAGGCAACTGGCAAGGATATTGTCGATTTTTTGCAAATTCCGGCGAAAAAAATTACCCCGGTTCCTCTGGCTTACGATGCCAGCCACTTTCGCTTTTTGGATTTGCCGACGCAGAATTACTTTTTTTATATTGGTCGCCACGATGCTTATAAAAATTTATCCCGCCTGGTCGCAGCTTTTGCCAAAATTGCTAATTTGGGAGAGTGTCAGTTGTGGATTGCTGGTCCTAACGATTCTCGCTATACGTTACAGCTACGGCAGCAGGCAGAGGCGTTGGGAATTTCCCAACAGGTAAAATTTGTGGGATATATTGATTACAACCAGTTGCCAAAAGTTCTCAATCAGGCGCTGGCGTTGGTGTTTCCCAGTTTGTGGGAGGGATTTGGTTTGCCAATTTTGGAGGCGATGGCTTGCGGAACGCCGGTGGTGACTTCTAATATTTCTTCTATGCCAGAAGTGGCGGGGGATGCGGCGCTTTTGGTGAATCCATACGAAACCGAAGAAATTGCCGAAGCTATGAAAGCGATCGCGACTGATTCTCAATTGCGATCGCGTTTGCAAGAAGCGGGTTTGCAGCGTTCTCGCCAGTTTAGTTGGGAAAAAACAGGGCAAAAAACGGCAAATATTTTGCAACAATTTTGTGGGTAG
- a CDS encoding glucose-1-phosphate thymidylyltransferase: MKALILSGGKGTRLRPLTYTGAKQLVPVANKPILWYGIEEIVDAGITDIGIIISPETGEEVKSLTGNGDRFGASITYILQEEPAGLAHAVKIAQEFLQEAPFIMYLGDNIIEGGLGEFLNNFNQKHLDALIFLRRVSNPSAFGVADVDPDGRVLQLVEKPQDPPSNLALVGVYYFSQTIHEAIASIQPSTRGELEITDAIQYLINKGKRVEARELTGWWLDTGKKDDLLEANRIILDTKLTPATQGEIDDSSQIIGRVEIGSGTRVINSSIRGPAIIGKNCYLENCFIGPYTSIADGVTLIEADLEHSVVLQQATIDGIHQRIVDSVIGRKAHLCVAPRRPKALRFMIGDDSKIELA; encoded by the coding sequence ATGAAAGCACTCATTCTCTCCGGTGGCAAAGGAACGCGCCTGCGTCCGCTCACTTATACCGGTGCCAAACAATTGGTTCCCGTGGCGAACAAACCCATTCTTTGGTACGGCATTGAAGAAATTGTCGATGCTGGCATTACCGACATTGGCATTATTATCAGTCCGGAAACAGGGGAAGAAGTAAAATCACTTACGGGAAATGGCGATCGCTTCGGTGCTAGCATTACCTATATTTTACAAGAAGAACCCGCCGGACTGGCCCATGCGGTCAAAATTGCCCAGGAGTTCCTGCAAGAAGCACCCTTTATTATGTATTTGGGGGATAATATTATCGAAGGCGGCCTGGGAGAGTTTTTAAATAACTTCAACCAAAAACACTTAGACGCTTTAATTTTTCTGCGTCGGGTATCCAATCCCAGTGCCTTTGGCGTTGCCGATGTGGATCCTGACGGTCGGGTCTTGCAATTGGTGGAAAAACCCCAAGACCCCCCCTCCAATTTAGCATTGGTAGGCGTGTACTATTTTTCCCAAACCATCCACGAAGCGATCGCCAGCATTCAACCATCCACCAGGGGAGAACTAGAAATCACCGACGCCATTCAATACCTCATCAACAAAGGCAAACGTGTGGAAGCCAGAGAACTAACCGGTTGGTGGTTGGATACCGGCAAAAAAGATGACCTGCTAGAAGCCAATCGCATCATTCTCGATACCAAACTCACCCCAGCCACCCAAGGGGAAATCGACGATAGCAGCCAAATTATCGGTCGCGTGGAAATCGGCAGCGGTACTCGCGTTATCAATTCTTCTATTCGCGGCCCCGCCATTATTGGGAAAAATTGCTATCTAGAAAACTGTTTCATCGGCCCCTATACCAGCATTGCCGACGGCGTCACCCTCATCGAAGCCGATTTAGAACACAGCGTGGTTCTGCAGCAAGCCACCATCGACGGCATTCACCAACGCATCGTCGATAGCGTCATTGGCAGAAAAGCACATTTATGCGTCGCACCCAGACGACCCAAAGCTCTACGATTTATGATTGGAGACGACTCAAAAATTGAATTGGCGTGA
- a CDS encoding cysteine hydrolase family protein translates to MFSEFPIPSHFQPDRVGAIWRVPYQQRAADAEAWSQKYQIPPAKEDKFRTCLLLVDVQNTFCIPGFGLYVGGENGKAAIEDNQRLCAFIYRNLANITTIVPTMDTHTAMQVFHAIFWVNDAGEHPEPLTVISWEDVRNGVWQVNPAVADSVADGDCNSLQKDAIHYVEQLTAAGKYPLTIWPYHSMLGGIGHALVPAVEEAVFFHNIARRSQTQFEMKGDNPRTENYSVFSPEVLQGYDGRAIAQKNTALLAQLLDYDAIVIAGEAKSHCVAWTVEDLLAEIQSRDASLTNKVYLLEDCTSPVVVPDVVDFTASANETFQRFADAGMHLVNSQEKMANWLVNS, encoded by the coding sequence ATGTTTTCTGAATTTCCCATTCCTTCCCACTTCCAACCGGATCGAGTTGGCGCAATTTGGCGGGTTCCCTACCAACAACGCGCCGCGGATGCCGAAGCCTGGTCCCAAAAATATCAAATTCCACCAGCCAAAGAAGATAAATTTCGCACCTGTTTGTTGTTGGTAGACGTACAAAATACGTTCTGTATTCCGGGATTTGGTTTGTACGTTGGCGGCGAAAATGGTAAGGCAGCAATTGAAGACAACCAGCGGCTGTGCGCGTTTATTTATCGCAACTTAGCCAATATTACCACCATTGTTCCCACCATGGATACCCACACCGCCATGCAGGTATTCCATGCCATTTTTTGGGTCAACGATGCCGGGGAACATCCCGAACCGCTAACGGTGATTTCTTGGGAAGATGTTCGCAATGGGGTTTGGCAAGTCAATCCAGCGGTTGCCGACAGCGTGGCGGATGGTGACTGCAACTCCCTGCAAAAAGATGCCATCCATTATGTGGAACAACTGACAGCTGCTGGTAAATATCCCCTAACCATATGGCCGTATCATTCCATGTTAGGAGGGATTGGTCATGCGTTGGTACCGGCGGTGGAAGAAGCGGTGTTTTTTCACAATATAGCGCGTCGCAGCCAAACTCAATTTGAGATGAAAGGTGACAATCCGCGAACGGAGAATTATTCGGTGTTTTCTCCGGAGGTGTTGCAGGGATATGATGGAAGGGCGATCGCGCAGAAAAATACAGCTTTGCTAGCACAATTGTTAGACTACGATGCGATTGTCATTGCCGGGGAAGCCAAAAGCCACTGCGTTGCTTGGACGGTGGAAGATTTACTGGCAGAAATTCAGTCGCGAGATGCCAGTTTGACCAACAAAGTTTACCTGCTTGAAGATTGTACCTCGCCGGTTGTTGTTCCCGATGTCGTCGATTTTACAGCATCAGCGAACGAAACCTTTCAACGTTTTGCTGATGCCGGCATGCATCTGGTGAACTCTCAAGAAAAAATGGCCAATTGGTTGGTAAATTCTTAA
- a CDS encoding DUF5678 domain-containing protein: MSDITPQQLSEIVQQDQQWLEENYEELSQNYSGETVAIEGKKIVAVGDDAVEDYCFCDQPENSSGPLILSFPSQKQQ; this comes from the coding sequence ATGAGCGATATTACTCCCCAACAACTATCAGAAATCGTACAGCAGGACCAACAGTGGCTGGAAGAGAACTACGAAGAACTAAGCCAGAATTATTCTGGCGAAACAGTAGCGATTGAAGGTAAAAAAATTGTTGCCGTTGGCGACGACGCTGTAGAAGACTATTGTTTTTGCGACCAACCCGAAAACTCTTCCGGTCCTTTAATTCTCTCATTTCCCAGTCAAAAACAACAGTAG
- a CDS encoding DUF2808 domain-containing protein produces MENCSKYRWSVALAIAAMGILPGYASTLSASTNPVFLSQQQQPPRFIQPPRFVEAVATHNNSNATTSTYYFTIRVPEGAGASLRQIQLEQLEGVEFVRLRQGKHVAFLGTRSERGEEIPIASVKRDRDRRIFTVVLDRPVLTGSHVTIGLRPVRNPDTGGVYLYRVGVSPSEESPWQVIGVARLHFYDRGNNDGVELDL; encoded by the coding sequence ATGGAAAATTGCTCCAAGTATCGCTGGTCGGTGGCACTCGCGATCGCAGCTATGGGAATCTTGCCTGGCTATGCATCAACGTTGTCGGCATCCACCAATCCAGTTTTTCTATCCCAACAACAGCAACCTCCCCGCTTTATCCAACCGCCACGATTTGTGGAAGCTGTGGCTACCCACAACAACAGCAACGCAACCACCTCTACCTATTATTTCACCATTCGCGTACCGGAAGGTGCCGGTGCTTCCCTACGCCAGATACAGCTAGAACAACTGGAAGGGGTGGAATTTGTACGGTTGCGCCAAGGCAAACATGTGGCCTTTTTAGGAACCCGTTCCGAGAGGGGAGAAGAAATTCCCATTGCCTCTGTCAAACGCGATCGCGATCGACGCATCTTTACCGTTGTTCTCGATCGACCCGTTCTTACTGGTAGCCATGTTACCATTGGTTTGCGTCCGGTACGCAATCCTGACACTGGGGGCGTTTACTTATATAGAGTGGGTGTATCTCCAAGTGAAGAATCTCCCTGGCAAGTCATTGGGGTAGCACGCTTGCATTTCTACGACCGCGGCAACAACGATGGGGTCGAACTGGATTTATAA
- the tenA gene encoding thiaminase II: MRFTNTLWKNIQPIYQSILEHPFNQEFMQGTLTQETFQFYLKQDSLYLVDFARALALVGAKSTIPHRVVQFLEFAQGAIAAERGLHEAFFAEYEIEVDVPKAPGCFTYTNFLLATAALQPYEEAIAALLPCFWIYQEVGRYIGEHAIPDHPYQKWIDMYSGEDFAKAVESAIAITDEVAAATTPAMRERMESAFTMSSRLEWVFWDSAYQYEEWPV, translated from the coding sequence ATGAGATTTACAAATACGCTTTGGAAGAATATTCAACCGATCTATCAGAGCATTTTAGAGCATCCTTTTAACCAGGAATTTATGCAGGGTACCCTGACCCAGGAGACATTTCAATTTTACCTCAAACAGGATTCCTTGTATTTGGTGGATTTTGCTCGCGCTTTGGCTTTGGTAGGTGCGAAGTCTACGATACCTCATCGCGTGGTACAATTTCTAGAATTTGCTCAAGGCGCGATCGCGGCTGAGAGGGGTTTGCATGAAGCGTTTTTTGCTGAATACGAAATCGAAGTAGACGTTCCCAAAGCACCTGGTTGCTTTACATATACTAATTTTCTGTTAGCCACAGCTGCATTGCAACCCTATGAAGAAGCAATAGCCGCTCTTTTACCCTGTTTTTGGATTTATCAGGAAGTGGGTCGTTACATTGGCGAACATGCCATACCCGACCATCCCTATCAAAAATGGATCGATATGTATTCGGGGGAAGATTTTGCCAAAGCGGTAGAATCTGCGATCGCGATAACCGATGAAGTGGCAGCAGCAACAACACCAGCTATGCGCGAACGTATGGAATCAGCCTTTACCATGTCTTCGCGTTTGGAATGGGTATTTTGGGATAGTGCTTACCAATACGAAGAATGGCCAGTTTGA
- a CDS encoding sporulation protein → MSVFDQLLARVGIGSATVDTQLNKDTFVPGETIEGEILMKGGEASQEIENLYLYITTEYKCEVEDEEGEETTVWEKYILAEHRLGDSFSLEPDQEHNLPFSCQLPYETPITVGDQPVYISTGLDISFALDPQDKDDIQVNPHPAVEKILAILNELGFEVHKAECKQSSLFEDRIPFVQEFEFHPSGSYEDYLDELEVIFFLEEGESLDIFMEIDRQARGLKSWFQEITDTDESQVRISLNSEQLNLNFDELTSFFDRAIQKRLES, encoded by the coding sequence ATGTCTGTATTTGACCAATTGCTAGCCAGAGTCGGCATTGGGTCTGCAACCGTCGATACCCAATTAAACAAAGACACTTTTGTTCCTGGGGAAACCATCGAAGGAGAAATCTTGATGAAAGGAGGGGAAGCTTCCCAGGAAATTGAAAATCTTTACCTCTACATCACCACGGAATATAAATGCGAAGTGGAAGATGAGGAGGGGGAAGAAACAACAGTCTGGGAAAAATATATTCTCGCAGAACATCGCCTAGGAGATAGCTTTTCTTTAGAACCCGACCAAGAACACAACCTTCCCTTTTCCTGCCAGCTTCCTTACGAAACGCCTATTACAGTAGGAGACCAACCCGTCTACATAAGTACGGGATTGGATATTTCTTTTGCACTCGATCCCCAAGATAAAGATGACATCCAAGTCAATCCCCATCCAGCCGTGGAAAAAATTTTAGCAATTCTCAACGAACTTGGATTCGAAGTGCATAAAGCTGAATGCAAGCAAAGTTCTCTTTTTGAAGACAGAATTCCTTTCGTTCAAGAATTTGAATTTCATCCTAGCGGTTCTTACGAAGACTATTTGGACGAACTGGAAGTGATTTTCTTTTTAGAAGAAGGCGAAAGCTTGGATATTTTTATGGAAATCGATCGCCAAGCACGGGGTTTGAAAAGTTGGTTCCAGGAAATAACAGATACGGACGAAAGTCAAGTTAGAATTAGCTTGAATTCAGAACAATTAAATCTCAACTTTGACGAACTAACATCTTTCTTTGATAGGGCTATTCAAAAGCGTTTGGAGAGCTAA
- a CDS encoding thermonuclease family protein, which produces MKLPKIATSLLFAVGLLFVPSSTTAQTTVVVERIKDGDTFVTQNNQSIRLACIDAPESRQTDGVAATQYLTRLIPPGTQVQIIPVDRDRFGRTIAVVYHNSNINQSMVKSGHAAVYRQYLNNCSNSRQALLAAEQKAKQQNRGMWHQENPCMPWDFRSGNCHSARSQPANDGSCDPSYPDVCIPSPPPDLDCGDISERRFRVRGSDPHRFDGDNDGIGCES; this is translated from the coding sequence ATGAAACTTCCCAAAATTGCTACCAGCCTTCTATTCGCCGTGGGATTGCTGTTCGTACCAAGTTCCACCACAGCGCAAACCACCGTCGTCGTAGAAAGAATTAAAGATGGCGACACCTTCGTCACCCAAAACAACCAAAGCATCAGACTCGCCTGTATCGACGCTCCCGAAAGCCGTCAAACTGATGGCGTGGCGGCGACCCAATATCTCACCCGTTTGATTCCCCCAGGAACGCAAGTGCAAATCATTCCAGTAGACCGCGATCGCTTCGGACGTACCATTGCAGTTGTCTATCACAATAGCAACATCAACCAATCCATGGTCAAATCCGGACATGCAGCGGTCTATCGGCAATATTTGAACAACTGTTCCAATAGCCGCCAAGCCTTGCTAGCAGCAGAACAAAAAGCCAAACAGCAAAATCGAGGCATGTGGCATCAAGAAAATCCCTGCATGCCCTGGGATTTCCGTTCTGGAAACTGCCACTCAGCGCGATCGCAACCAGCAAATGACGGTAGCTGCGACCCCTCCTACCCCGATGTTTGCATTCCCTCGCCGCCGCCGGACCTGGATTGCGGCGATATTTCCGAAAGAAGATTTCGCGTCCGAGGATCGGACCCCCATCGGTTTGATGGCGATAACGATGGAATTGGTTGTGAGAGCTAG
- a CDS encoding type I restriction endonuclease subunit R — MNEEETRAELIDSALRDAGWGEVEGSRVRRELLAPGRLIGGGKRAPAKAADYVLIYYNHKLAVIEAKKREAPYTEGVQQAKEYAQSLQTRFAYATNGDRIYQVDMRTGREQEITAYPSPQQLWNLTYSEANEWRDRFAEIPFEDKGGSWEARYYQHNAITNILEAIAQGKRRILLTMATGTGKTFIAFQLSWKLFQSRWNLSGKPTRRPRILFLADRNILANQAFGDFSAFPDDALVRIDPDIIKKKGKVPKNGSIFFTIFQTFMTGKDSEGNPAPNFGEYPPDFFDLVIVDECHRGGANDESTWRSILEYFSPAVQLGLTATPRRDINADTYDYFGKPVYTYSLANGIEDGYLTPFKVKQIETSLDEYVYSEEDKVLAGQIEEGRVYTEKDFNRIIEMRPREAYRVKLFMEDIDQNEKTLVFCMDQDHALMVRDLINQMKISTDPNYCVRVTADDGKLGEQQLRTFQDNEKSIPTILTTSRKLSTGVDARNVRNIVLMRPINSIIEFKQIIGRGTRVFEGKDYFTIYDFVEAYKHFYDYEWDGEPEPPTPITPKEGKSGNESSGDNNDRPEPEEQDTGNQRQKVVIELADGKERTIQHAIQTTYCSPEGKPLSAQEFIERLYGELPELFQDEAQLRSLWSRPDTRKALLQGLAEKGYGDEALADISRIIDAEKSDLFDVLNYIAYAEPPISRRERVFANKNLIFSRYIEKQQEFLDFVLNQYIEVGVSELDNNKLPNLLELKYGSIDDAKKELGNIPEIKNVFVEFQQFLYNTSQAA; from the coding sequence ATGAATGAAGAAGAAACCAGAGCGGAATTAATCGATTCTGCTCTCCGTGATGCTGGTTGGGGAGAGGTAGAAGGGAGTCGGGTGCGTCGGGAACTTTTAGCCCCTGGGCGTTTAATTGGTGGGGGAAAACGTGCCCCTGCAAAAGCAGCGGATTATGTTCTGATTTACTATAACCATAAATTAGCAGTCATTGAAGCTAAAAAGCGCGAGGCTCCTTATACAGAGGGCGTACAGCAAGCTAAAGAGTATGCCCAATCATTACAAACTCGCTTTGCTTACGCCACCAATGGCGATCGCATTTATCAAGTTGATATGCGAACAGGGCGCGAACAGGAAATTACGGCTTATCCTAGCCCCCAACAACTATGGAATCTAACTTACAGTGAAGCCAACGAGTGGCGCGATCGGTTTGCTGAAATTCCCTTTGAAGATAAAGGGGGGAGTTGGGAAGCTCGTTACTATCAGCATAATGCCATTACCAATATCTTAGAGGCGATCGCGCAGGGAAAACGGCGCATCCTGCTAACCATGGCAACGGGAACCGGAAAAACCTTTATCGCCTTCCAACTGTCGTGGAAACTATTTCAGAGTCGCTGGAATCTTTCTGGAAAGCCCACTCGCCGTCCCCGTATCCTATTCCTTGCCGATCGGAATATATTAGCTAACCAAGCCTTTGGCGATTTTTCTGCCTTTCCCGATGATGCCTTAGTTCGCATCGATCCCGATATCATCAAGAAAAAAGGGAAAGTTCCCAAAAATGGCAGCATCTTCTTTACCATCTTTCAAACTTTTATGACGGGGAAAGATAGCGAGGGCAATCCCGCCCCCAACTTTGGAGAATATCCCCCCGATTTCTTCGATCTTGTCATTGTTGATGAATGCCATCGCGGCGGTGCCAATGACGAAAGCACTTGGCGCAGCATTCTGGAATATTTCTCCCCGGCTGTACAGCTAGGATTAACCGCAACTCCCCGCCGTGATATCAACGCCGATACTTATGACTACTTTGGGAAACCCGTTTACACCTATTCCCTCGCCAACGGCATCGAAGATGGCTATCTTACGCCGTTCAAAGTCAAGCAGATTGAAACTAGCCTTGATGAATATGTTTATAGCGAAGAAGACAAGGTGTTAGCGGGACAAATTGAAGAAGGTCGGGTTTATACAGAAAAAGACTTCAATCGCATCATTGAGATGCGTCCCCGCGAAGCCTATCGGGTCAAACTCTTTATGGAGGACATCGACCAAAACGAGAAAACCCTAGTTTTCTGCATGGATCAAGACCATGCCCTGATGGTGCGGGATTTAATCAACCAAATGAAAATTAGCACCGACCCCAACTATTGCGTCCGGGTTACGGCAGATGATGGAAAACTGGGAGAACAGCAACTGCGAACCTTTCAGGATAACGAAAAAAGCATTCCCACCATTCTGACCACTTCCCGTAAATTGTCCACTGGGGTTGATGCCCGCAATGTCCGCAATATTGTCTTGATGCGTCCCATTAACTCCATTATTGAGTTTAAGCAGATTATTGGCCGGGGAACGCGGGTCTTTGAAGGGAAAGACTATTTCACCATCTACGATTTTGTCGAGGCTTACAAACACTTTTACGACTACGAATGGGATGGCGAACCGGAACCCCCGACACCGATTACCCCAAAAGAAGGCAAATCCGGCAACGAGTCTAGCGGAGATAATAACGATCGTCCCGAACCGGAAGAACAAGACACCGGCAACCAACGCCAAAAAGTAGTTATCGAATTGGCTGACGGCAAAGAACGAACCATTCAGCACGCCATTCAGACTACCTATTGCAGTCCGGAAGGCAAACCCCTCTCTGCCCAAGAATTTATTGAACGACTTTATGGGGAATTGCCGGAACTGTTTCAAGATGAAGCCCAACTGCGATCGCTGTGGAGTCGCCCCGATACTCGCAAAGCCCTATTACAAGGGCTAGCGGAAAAGGGATATGGCGATGAAGCCTTGGCCGATATCAGCCGAATCATTGATGCCGAAAAAAGCGATTTGTTTGATGTCCTAAACTACATTGCCTACGCGGAACCACCCATTAGCCGTCGGGAACGGGTTTTTGCCAACAAGAATCTTATTTTCTCCCGCTATATTGAGAAACAGCAGGAATTTCTCGATTTTGTTCTGAACCAATACATCGAAGTCGGGGTTAGTGAATTAGATAACAATAAACTTCCCAATTTACTAGAACTAAAATATGGGAGTATTGACGATGCTAAGAAGGAACTAGGAAACATTCCAGAAATTAAGAATGTCTTCGTAGAGTTCCAACAATTTCTATACAATACCAGCCAAGCAGCTTAG
- a CDS encoding restriction endonuclease subunit S translates to MNRWKIIELAEVCSVFTDGDWVEKKDQDTSGIRLIQTGNIGIGDFKNRIEKARYISYETFKKLNCKQVFEGDCLISRLPDPVGRACIIPDTGEDMITAVDCTIVRFKENIIHPKFFTFYSQSYKYIRQVNSVCTGTTRKRISRKNLAKLRIPLPPLSEQKQIVEILDKAFEGIDRAIANTEKNLANAREVFENYLNNIFSQQSEDWVEKKLRDLIEISHGYAFKGSDFKESNDSTKPIVLTPGNYTERGKLYFTPKNTKRLMNNPPNGYLFNIGDLTIVMTDLSSKMKILGKPAFIEHPNILHNQRIGRVIFKNNLVNSKYLFYFLQTRIISDYIKATATGTMVRHTAPKRILANNIYLPKNPNKQSEIVEKLDRVSAQTERLEAIYQRKLESLQELKQSLLHKAFTGELTNSTVEEIAA, encoded by the coding sequence ATGAATAGATGGAAAATTATAGAACTAGCTGAAGTCTGTTCAGTTTTCACCGATGGAGATTGGGTTGAAAAAAAAGATCAAGATACTTCGGGAATTAGATTGATTCAAACAGGAAATATAGGTATTGGTGATTTTAAAAACAGAATAGAAAAAGCTCGATATATTAGTTATGAAACATTCAAAAAATTAAATTGTAAGCAAGTATTCGAGGGGGATTGTCTAATTTCTAGATTGCCTGATCCTGTTGGGAGAGCTTGTATTATTCCTGATACAGGCGAAGATATGATTACAGCAGTTGATTGCACTATTGTCAGATTCAAGGAAAATATAATTCACCCAAAATTTTTTACGTTTTATTCTCAAAGTTACAAATATATTAGGCAAGTTAATAGTGTTTGTACTGGAACAACTAGAAAAAGGATTAGTAGAAAAAATCTAGCAAAATTAAGAATTCCTCTACCCCCTCTTTCTGAACAAAAGCAGATTGTAGAAATATTAGATAAGGCATTTGAGGGAATCGATCGCGCGATCGCGAACACCGAAAAAAACCTTGCTAATGCCCGTGAAGTTTTTGAGAATTATCTAAATAACATATTTTCCCAACAGAGTGAAGATTGGGTCGAGAAGAAATTACGAGATTTAATTGAAATTTCGCATGGGTATGCTTTTAAGGGATCCGATTTCAAAGAAAGTAATGATTCGACCAAACCCATAGTTTTAACTCCTGGAAATTATACGGAAAGAGGGAAACTGTATTTTACGCCAAAAAATACTAAACGACTTATGAATAATCCCCCAAACGGTTATCTATTTAATATTGGGGATTTAACAATAGTTATGACAGATCTTTCTTCCAAAATGAAAATTTTGGGAAAACCAGCTTTTATTGAACATCCCAACATTCTTCATAACCAGCGAATTGGTCGTGTTATCTTCAAAAATAATCTTGTAAATTCCAAGTACCTATTTTATTTCTTACAAACTCGAATTATATCTGATTATATTAAAGCCACAGCTACAGGTACAATGGTTCGTCACACTGCCCCTAAAAGGATACTAGCTAATAATATTTATTTGCCAAAAAACCCCAACAAGCAAAGTGAAATTGTAGAAAAACTAGATCGAGTATCGGCTCAAACGGAACGCCTCGAAGCTATTTACCAACGCAAACTCGAATCCCTGCAAGAATTAAAACAATCCCTTCTCCACAAAGCCTTTACCGGAGAACTGACCAACTCCACTGTTGAGGAAATCGCAGCATGA